Proteins encoded in a region of the Neodiprion lecontei isolate iyNeoLeco1 chromosome 5, iyNeoLeco1.1, whole genome shotgun sequence genome:
- the LOC107217143 gene encoding fez family zinc finger protein erm translates to MQPFASGTMATENPTSLPADQATSPAPRNLTFSIAKIMEPDKKPTSEPSHPQHLPTAGLPSLSYSAHLESAFKKYVPTLRHQNLLQHYPLLYYHPSPLLRAFPAPSVTGGSTPSTPSAIRSQTPPPSVTESSRIPSSASSPEEVMRKKTSPSPRDVNSGTKQKTFTCPECGKVFNAHYNLTRHMPVHTGARPFVCKICGKGFRQASTLCRHKIIHTAEKPHKCQTCGKAFNRSSTLNTHTRIHANYKPFICEFCGKGFHQKGNYKNHKLTHSGEKAYKCTICNKAFHQIYNLTFHMHTHNDKKPFSCKICGKGFCRNFDLKKHMRKLHETGSPVLNGGLGASGQSQNQQTPFSQIHHGPVGHNYVNPFLLPPPGSTTYHLNKML, encoded by the coding sequence ATGCAACCTTTTGCGAGCGGAACGATGGCGACGGAGAATCCAACGAGTTTGCCGGCGGATCAGGCGACCTCACCAGCGCCAAGAAACCTGACATTTTCAATCGCAAAGATCATGGAACCGGACAAGAAGCCGACGTCAGAACCGTCTCACCCCCAACACCTGCCGACGGCGGGTCTGCCGTCACTTTCTTATTCCGCGCACCTAGAATCGGCCTTCAAGAAATACGTGCCGACGTTGAGGCACCAAAATCTGCTCCAACACTACCCTCTTCTTTACTACCACCCGAGTCCATTGCTCAGAGCCTTTCCAGCTCCGTCAGTGACCGGCGGATCAACGCCTTCAACACCGTCGGCGATAAGAAGCCAAACGCCACCACCGTCGGTTACGGAATCGTCGAGGATACCGTCGTCAGCCTCGTCCCCGGAGGAGGTCATGAGAAAGAAGACCTCGCCGTCGCCACGTGACGTAAATTCAGGAACTAAACAGAAAACGTTCACGTGTCCGGAGTGCGGCAAGGTGTTCAACGCTCACTATAACCTCACGAGACACATGCCGGTTCACACGGGAGCCAGACCATTTGTCTGTAAGATATGCGGCAAGGGTTTCCGTCAAGCGAGTACTCTGTGCAGGCACAAGATAATCCACACTGCGGAAAAGCCGCACAAATGTCAGACATGCGGAAAGGCGTTTAACAGGAGTTCAACCCTGAACACACACACGAGAATTCACGCCAATTATAAACCGTtcatatgtgaattttgcggCAAGGGTTTCCACCAGAAGGGTAATTACAAGAATCACAAGCTAACGCACAGCGGCGAAAAGGCGTACAAGTGCACAATTTGCAACAAGGCTTTTCACCAGATTTACAACCTGACATTTCACATGCACACCCACAACGACAAGAAGCCGTTTTCCTGCAAGATATGCGGCAAGGGTTTCTGCAGGAACTTTGACCTCAAAAAGCACATGCGCAAGCTCCACGAAACCGGGTCTCCGGTTCTCAACGGTGGACTCGGTGCCTCGGGTCAAAGTCAGAACCAGCAGACGCCATTCTCACAAATCCATCACGGCCCCGTCGGTCACAATTATGTTAATCCATTCCTGCTGCCACCGCCAGGCAGTACGACCTATCATCTAAACAAGATGTTGTGA